A stretch of the Gammaproteobacteria bacterium genome encodes the following:
- a CDS encoding ABC transporter permease, with translation MDAAALQAFLEASVRLGAPLALAALGETISERAGVINIGLEGSIIGGALGGALGALLTGSPGAGVLAGAAAGTAIAGVFALFAITLNADQIIVGTAVTLGGLGITGVVYQSVFGATGTALTLPTLPALPLPGLSALPAIGPALFSQAWTTYLAYLLAPALWYYLFRTRWGLELRAVGEEPDAADAAGIRVRRTRVLAVLGAGFLAGIAGAHLALAHAGTFAEGMSAGRGFIAIAVVVLGRWNPLLVLLASLFFGAASALQFELQAVFANVPYQLLLAFPYLLTLAALAGWIGRSKAPAALARPWPPRSGE, from the coding sequence GTGGACGCGGCGGCTCTTCAGGCCTTTCTCGAGGCGTCGGTGCGGCTGGGCGCGCCCCTTGCCCTCGCCGCCCTGGGCGAGACCATCAGCGAGCGCGCCGGCGTCATCAACATCGGCCTGGAGGGCTCGATCATCGGGGGTGCCTTGGGCGGGGCGCTCGGGGCGCTGCTCACCGGATCGCCGGGCGCGGGCGTTCTGGCGGGGGCAGCCGCCGGAACCGCGATCGCCGGCGTCTTCGCGCTGTTCGCCATCACCCTGAACGCCGACCAGATCATCGTCGGCACGGCGGTGACCCTCGGGGGACTGGGCATCACGGGTGTCGTCTACCAGAGCGTGTTCGGCGCCACCGGCACGGCGCTGACCCTTCCCACCCTGCCCGCGCTCCCGCTCCCGGGCCTGTCGGCGCTGCCCGCGATCGGACCGGCGCTCTTCAGCCAGGCATGGACCACCTACCTGGCCTATCTGCTGGCGCCCGCGCTCTGGTACTACCTGTTCCGCACCCGCTGGGGACTCGAACTGCGGGCCGTGGGCGAAGAGCCGGACGCAGCCGACGCGGCCGGCATCCGCGTGCGCCGCACCCGCGTCCTGGCGGTGCTCGGCGCGGGCTTCCTGGCGGGAATCGCGGGAGCCCATCTGGCGCTCGCCCACGCCGGCACTTTCGCGGAGGGGATGTCGGCGGGACGGGGCTTCATCGCCATCGCAGTGGTCGTGCTGGGCCGCTGGAATCCCCTCCTCGTCCTCCTCGCCTCCCTCTTCTTCGGCGCGGCTTCGGCGCTCCAGTTCGAACTCCAGGCGGTGTTCGCGAACGTGCCCTACCAGCTCCTCCTGGCGTTCCCCTACCTGCTCACCCTCGCGGCGCTCGCGGGATGGATCGGCCGTTCCAAAGCGCCCGCGGCCCTCGCGCGTCCGTGGCCCCCTCGCTCGGGCGAATAG
- a CDS encoding asparaginase encodes MRRFIFACIQGLAVLAANTACAAAAPEMAATPAPAPAMQSTEPSPPADAAEEAGALPRVTIVATGGTIAGVSDTRTSFQSYRAGSLGIDEMLSELRPQIDEVADVTTVQFGNRPSGGYAIADFFDLTRAVEDALETADAVVVTSGTGSMDEFVYWLDLTVQSRKPVVITGAMRPWTVIGTDAHANLFNAIVLAASGETRCFGTVLMLNDEFHAAKEAWKGDAYRMDTFVSRELGNLGFIDELDVRTYRAPPRVQHCAEPERWMTPFDLSAISKDDLPRVEVLIGYQGAGLDEAITAWAEAGVRGIVLAGGRGSREVQEKAEEIGVVFRRTHRFRTGTDNLYPQKARLLLLLSLAFTDDPEQVDAWFEELGGAEFEIDPGR; translated from the coding sequence ATGAGACGGTTTATATTCGCCTGCATTCAGGGACTCGCGGTCCTCGCCGCGAACACGGCGTGCGCGGCGGCGGCACCGGAGATGGCTGCAACGCCGGCACCGGCCCCCGCGATGCAGTCCACGGAGCCATCGCCCCCCGCCGATGCGGCGGAGGAGGCCGGGGCGCTTCCCCGGGTGACCATCGTGGCCACGGGAGGAACCATCGCGGGGGTGTCCGACACCCGCACCAGCTTCCAGAGCTACCGGGCCGGGTCGCTCGGCATCGACGAGATGCTCTCGGAGCTCAGGCCCCAGATCGACGAGGTGGCGGACGTCACCACGGTCCAGTTCGGCAACCGGCCCTCGGGCGGCTACGCGATCGCCGACTTCTTCGACTTGACCCGCGCCGTCGAGGACGCGCTCGAGACGGCGGACGCCGTGGTCGTGACCTCGGGAACGGGCAGCATGGACGAGTTCGTCTACTGGCTCGACCTGACCGTGCAGAGCCGGAAGCCCGTCGTCATCACCGGCGCGATGCGGCCCTGGACCGTGATCGGCACCGACGCGCACGCCAACCTGTTCAACGCCATCGTCCTGGCCGCCAGCGGCGAAACCCGCTGTTTCGGCACCGTGCTCATGCTCAACGACGAATTCCACGCCGCCAAGGAGGCATGGAAGGGCGATGCCTACCGGATGGACACCTTCGTGTCACGCGAGCTCGGCAACCTGGGCTTCATCGACGAGCTGGACGTGCGAACCTATCGGGCTCCCCCGCGGGTACAGCATTGTGCCGAACCCGAGCGGTGGATGACCCCGTTCGATCTGAGCGCGATCTCGAAGGATGACCTTCCCCGGGTCGAGGTCCTCATCGGATACCAGGGCGCCGGGCTGGACGAGGCCATTACGGCGTGGGCCGAAGCCGGGGTCCGGGGCATCGTCCTCGCCGGGGGCCGCGGGTCCCGGGAGGTGCAGGAGAAGGCCGAGGAGATTGGGGTGGTTTTCCGGCGCACCCATCGCTTCCGCACCGGCACCGACAACCTCTACCCACAGAAGGCGAGGCTGCTTCTGCTGCTGTCGCTCGCGTTCACGGACGACCCCGAGCAGGTGGACGCCTGGTTCGAGGAACTGGGCGGGGCTGAATTCGAGATCGATCCGGGGAGGTAA
- a CDS encoding PIG-L family deacetylase: MPRFPLLIPAALVAALVAGSVPAAVPALAQAPPDDRGTVAVGLLLRELDGVKRVLMTAAHPDDEDTNTITTLARGMGARTAYLALTRGEGGQNLIGTEFWEGLGIIRSNELVAARAIDGGEQFFTRAIDFGFSKSADETLSKWPREEILGDVVWAIRRFRPQVIVSVFSGTPRDGHGQHQVAGILTHEAFDVAADPSRFPEQLGDGIEAWQADKLYLARGGFVGGESVTLQPGTFDPLLARSYLQVSMDSRSQHRSQDMGSAQPMGPRQSILALVKTAEGVDGTGGFFAGVDTTFAGLIAQAVPPSEASQEEIETYRAAIGVTEASLDAMAPEQAAPALARALETLERIIERAGGPNAPPEVTEALARRHDLVRQALLASSAVLTQVRASDDLVVPGESFEVRVDLWNAGPYRVEGAGPGLALPEGWNADLLEGRTIDTGGFGPRRTSLTTVSGTSETLAPGEIRRWVFRVDVPADADPSRRYYLSEPREGDIYAWPDDWQLRGLPHDPPVVTGGARFELVMDGGPTGSPTRMALASDDAARYYGVDPAQGEFTEPLLVVPAVSVTVAPAQMVWPLGDTGARTVSIRVRNEAEEGVTGELALEGAGWSVAPASVPVELASPGTERTYTLTVAPEAGRGVGRDRLTAMVRAADGRAWSERVELIDYPHIERAAQFHPAELRTSIFPVTLPEGRRVGYIMGTGDSGPEALASLGFEVELLGPADVLAGDFARFDVLVLGVRAYEARDDLAAANEAVLDFARAGGTVVTQYNQYAFPASGHAPYPVTISRPHDRITDENAAVTFLHPAAPVLNAPNQISDADFEGWRQERGLYMLNTWDPAFTPVLSMADPGEAPKEGSLLIAPLGEGVYIYTGLALFRQFGDGVPGAYRLFANLVSLDGPTWRQYITPVPDADGGGAR; encoded by the coding sequence ATGCCTCGATTTCCGCTTCTGATTCCCGCTGCCCTGGTGGCTGCATTGGTCGCCGGATCCGTCCCGGCCGCCGTCCCCGCGCTCGCCCAGGCGCCCCCCGACGATCGGGGCACGGTCGCGGTCGGGCTTCTGCTGCGCGAGCTGGACGGCGTGAAGCGGGTGCTGATGACCGCCGCGCACCCGGACGACGAGGACACCAACACGATCACCACCCTCGCCCGCGGCATGGGCGCGCGCACGGCCTATCTGGCGCTCACGCGCGGTGAGGGCGGACAGAACCTCATCGGCACCGAGTTCTGGGAAGGGCTGGGGATCATCCGCAGCAACGAGCTCGTGGCCGCGCGCGCGATCGACGGCGGTGAGCAGTTCTTCACGCGGGCCATCGATTTCGGCTTCTCGAAGTCCGCGGACGAGACGCTGTCCAAGTGGCCCCGCGAGGAGATTCTCGGGGATGTGGTTTGGGCCATCCGGCGTTTCCGGCCGCAGGTCATCGTCTCGGTGTTCAGCGGCACGCCCAGGGACGGTCACGGTCAGCATCAGGTAGCGGGCATTCTCACGCACGAGGCCTTCGACGTGGCCGCGGACCCGAGCCGCTTCCCGGAACAACTCGGCGACGGCATCGAGGCTTGGCAGGCCGACAAGCTCTACCTGGCGCGGGGTGGATTCGTAGGAGGTGAGTCGGTCACGCTGCAACCGGGAACCTTCGATCCGCTCCTGGCTCGCTCCTATCTCCAGGTGTCGATGGATTCGCGCAGCCAGCACCGTTCCCAGGACATGGGATCGGCGCAGCCGATGGGACCGCGGCAGTCGATCCTGGCGCTGGTGAAGACGGCGGAGGGCGTCGACGGCACCGGCGGCTTCTTCGCAGGCGTCGATACGACCTTCGCGGGGCTCATCGCGCAGGCCGTACCACCGAGCGAGGCATCCCAGGAGGAGATCGAGACCTATCGGGCGGCCATCGGCGTCACGGAGGCTTCGCTGGATGCGATGGCGCCGGAGCAGGCCGCCCCGGCGCTCGCGCGCGCCCTCGAGACGCTGGAGCGGATCATCGAGCGCGCCGGCGGCCCGAACGCGCCCCCCGAGGTCACCGAAGCGCTCGCACGCCGGCATGACCTGGTGCGCCAGGCCCTCCTGGCCTCGTCCGCGGTGCTGACGCAGGTGCGCGCGAGCGACGACCTGGTCGTGCCCGGGGAGTCCTTCGAGGTGCGGGTCGATCTCTGGAACGCCGGACCCTATCGGGTCGAGGGAGCCGGACCCGGGCTGGCGCTCCCGGAAGGCTGGAACGCGGACCTGCTGGAGGGCAGAACCATCGACACCGGGGGCTTCGGTCCCCGCCGGACCTCGCTGACGACGGTTTCCGGAACCTCGGAAACGCTCGCGCCGGGCGAGATCCGCCGCTGGGTATTCCGCGTGGACGTGCCCGCGGACGCCGACCCCTCTCGCCGCTACTACCTGAGTGAGCCCCGGGAGGGCGACATCTACGCCTGGCCGGACGACTGGCAGTTGCGCGGCCTGCCCCACGATCCCCCCGTGGTGACCGGCGGCGCGCGCTTCGAGCTGGTCATGGACGGCGGCCCGACCGGTTCGCCCACCCGCATGGCCCTAGCCAGCGACGACGCAGCGCGCTACTACGGGGTCGACCCCGCCCAGGGCGAGTTCACCGAGCCGCTGCTGGTGGTGCCCGCCGTGTCGGTGACGGTCGCGCCCGCACAGATGGTATGGCCGCTCGGCGACACGGGCGCGCGCACCGTCAGCATCCGCGTCCGCAACGAGGCAGAGGAGGGTGTCACCGGTGAACTCGCCCTGGAGGGAGCGGGGTGGTCGGTCGCGCCCGCCTCCGTCCCGGTCGAACTCGCCTCACCCGGCACCGAGCGCACCTACACGCTCACCGTGGCCCCCGAGGCGGGCCGGGGCGTCGGCCGCGACCGGCTGACCGCCATGGTGCGCGCCGCCGACGGCCGCGCCTGGAGCGAGCGCGTCGAACTCATCGACTACCCGCACATCGAGCGGGCGGCCCAGTTCCACCCGGCGGAGCTGCGCACCTCCATCTTCCCCGTCACACTGCCCGAGGGCCGGCGTGTCGGATACATCATGGGCACGGGGGATTCCGGCCCCGAGGCCCTCGCCTCCCTCGGGTTCGAGGTGGAGCTGCTGGGGCCGGCCGATGTGCTCGCCGGCGACTTTGCGCGCTTCGACGTCCTCGTGCTGGGCGTGCGCGCCTACGAGGCCCGCGATGACCTGGCGGCCGCCAACGAGGCGGTCCTCGACTTCGCACGCGCCGGGGGCACCGTGGTGACCCAGTACAACCAGTACGCCTTTCCGGCGAGCGGCCACGCGCCCTATCCGGTAACGATCTCGCGGCCGCACGACCGCATCACCGACGAGAACGCCGCCGTCACCTTCCTGCATCCCGCGGCCCCGGTGCTGAACGCCCCCAACCAAATCAGCGATGCCGACTTCGAGGGCTGGAGGCAGGAGCGCGGCCTCTACATGCTGAACACCTGGGACCCGGCCTTCACTCCCGTGCTCTCCATGGCCGATCCAGGCGAGGCCCCCAAGGAGGGCTCTCTTTTGATCGCTCCTCTCGGAGAAGGCGTGTACATCTACACCGGACTCGCCCTCTTCCGGCAGTTCGGCGACGGCGTCCCGGGCGCGTATCGCCTGTTCGCCAACCTGGTCTCCCTCGACGGCCCGACCTGGCGACAGTACATAACGCCCGTCCCGGACGCGGACGGGGGCGGCGCCCGATGA
- a CDS encoding DoxX family protein, which produces MPTRHPAARDVPEQVIPTVSVLLALVFLMTGTMKLIGGWWDRFEVWGYPVWFFYVVGVTETAAGLALMRRRTRLYGALAIMAVMAGALFTLLRAGDTDRIAIPALALVLAVTVANYSR; this is translated from the coding sequence ATGCCAACCAGGCACCCAGCGGCAAGGGACGTCCCGGAACAAGTGATTCCGACCGTGTCGGTGCTCCTGGCGCTGGTGTTTCTGATGACGGGCACCATGAAGCTCATCGGGGGGTGGTGGGACCGGTTCGAGGTGTGGGGCTACCCCGTCTGGTTCTTCTACGTCGTCGGTGTTACGGAGACGGCGGCGGGCCTCGCGCTGATGCGGAGGAGGACGCGGCTGTACGGGGCACTGGCCATCATGGCCGTCATGGCTGGCGCGCTCTTCACGCTGCTGCGGGCCGGCGACACCGACCGCATTGCCATTCCCGCTCTGGCGCTCGTGCTCGCGGT